From the genome of Nicotiana sylvestris chromosome 1, ASM39365v2, whole genome shotgun sequence:
CAgtctctgaattgagagagacgAGGATGAGGGagggggtctggcttaggggggcgtgggggtaagggatTGGGGTTATATAGTTAGGAGGGAAACTTGATCTTGATCGTTGGAtcaagaatgatcaacggccaagatctttCACTGGGGTGAAACAGCATCGTGTTATTTAAGTGAGACTGGGTCGGTCTCTGGGGTTAAGTGGGTCGGGTATCAGGCGTGGGTATGGAGACGTGATCTTGGccattgatcaatctgagatcaacgacccagatcaaGTATGATCAAAACGACGCCATTTGGACGTTCTCTGAGGTTGGCTGATCTGGACCGGGCAAAAACagtgttttgggcctgattttgggtccaattcaaatggcccaattccgatttcatCCAGTTTTaactcatttattttcttcttctaatTCCTTTTCTAAATACTAAAtctaccaaaaatcctaaaataaGTTGCAAAACTACAATTATATTAAAAGACATTAATTGACTCACACAAGATCTAACATCAATTaaactgcaatgcttgctgttaccgCTGTTGTTGCTGCCGCTACTGCTTTaacgacctccttattacaaccaagaaaaattgaaactaaaCTAACTACCTATGCCTGTCAAccactagttacaagattcctatctataattctttgcaacttgatcttgagtcttagttgATTCTGTttgtagacttcgatccaaatcttgatgctcgcaagttgtaggctcttgtttatttctgcagcattgagtgaaacgggattggcggagctcgtgaCTTCAATCAGATTTTGAGCGATCCGCACTTTGTTTACACCAATATTTGGGaacatctttttcttcttttcttcctttctttattttggattgagacttactcagtaggtcatctcgatccatgtgcctcgaggtcagacctactgagacaacaaaacaaacgaacgaaattttctgccccagtttcactaggaaaattctgtgagttaattgccataaaaatctacagaattgatgaggggattggaaacctcaagtctaaaaggcgcaactcagggattggagccctaatgtttgcaaaaggcaaaATGCTCAattcaaggattggagccctaatattggctaaaagAGAAAAACcgctcgactcagggattggagccctaatgtcggctaaaagaaaatcgctcaacttagggtttggagccctaatgtcggttaaaataaaaatcgctcaactcagggattggagccctaatgtcggctaaaggaaaatcgctcaactcagggattggatccctaatgtcggctaaaggaaaatcgctcaactcagggataggagccctaatgtaggctaaaagagaatcgctcaactcagggattggatccctaacgtcagctaaaagaaaatcgctcaactcagggatcggagccctaatgtcggctaaaagaaaattactcaactcagggattggagccctaatgtcggctaaaagaaaaattgctcaactcagggattggagccctaatgtcggctaaaagaaaattgctcaactcagggattggagccctaatgtcggctgaaGGGAGATCGCtcactcagggattggagccctaatgtcggctaaaggaaaatcgctcaactcagggattagagccctaatgtcggctaaaagaaaatcgctcaactcagggattagagtcctaatgtcggctaaaagaaaatcgctcaactcagggattggagccctaatgttggctataggaaaatcgctcaactcagggattggagccctaatgtcggctaaaagaaaatcgctcaactcagggattggagacctaatgtcggctaaaagagaatcgctcaactcagggattggagccctaatgtcggctaaaagaaaattgctcaacccaggcattggagccctaatgtcggctaaaggcgactaaggaatggaggccctatgtctaaaaatttcaacttagggattggagccttaatgttagcgaaaggcgactagggaatggaggccctatgtctaaaaatttcaacttagggattagagccttaatgttggcaaaaggcgactagggaatggaggccctatgtccaaaaatttcaacttagggattggagccctaatattgataaaggtgactagggaatggagaccatatgtctaaaatctcaacttagggattgaagccctaatattgataaaggcgactaggaaatggagtcCCTgtttcaacttagggattggagccctaatattgataAAGACGGCCAGGGAATGGAgttcctatgtctaaaatctcaacttagggattggagccctcaTGTTGGCAACAGGTGAAAGATTGATTTTGGGGCTTCTAAACTAACCCctctttttggaattttcttcttatttctcttttcgtttttatatatatattttttattatttatttttttacgtTGGAGGCAATCAACATCATGATCAGTCGATATTGGACTGTCGCACCACTGAGGCTgggtattttcttcacttcttgctAGACGGATATCtgaccggtcctgccaccttttctttctaacatATTTGGAATTTAGAGTTAaaacgaaagggattcaaggaaaggtaATCAAAGAGCGGAGAaacgaatttaaaagagaagcgtccctttcggggaaaagaaggacttatctgaggtgcatgctggttttaaactgacatgacatgccttttggactggatgcccgaaccTCACGAACTTGCaattcctcatgaaccaaaaacggatctatgtttcccaaccagggaaccttgccagaactttctgcggtgaaatcatcttttcggccgacagcgccctttgcgggttttcgttAGTCGacctctcatttctcttctcaccgtcgcctgATAGCACTTTTTGcaagtttttactaaacaatctctctcattttcgatttctctgctctccattgccttacggtgcccgtgtgggttttcaccaataagactctctcgttttatttctctcattttcgTGCCTCGGATCCAAGTAGCTGTAAACTTTTCTCGCCTCACAACTTTGGAACTATTCAAAACGGGATTACCGCGGGACCATCATAACATCTGCCCCGATTTCATTtgagggaatttggatttttattttggtgtgaatGAACCCCTCTGAGAGGCTGCcaacgtatcctttcggaatcaaatcagacgtagttcaggccaatcatcatttttttttcaacgGTGCTTTTGGATTCCAAAGAGGGTAGCCAAGGAATTGTAACCGGTTCAAAGGGTTTGTAgaaagagttgatagtgtttgggtagcgggaatAAAAAGCCTTCATCATCTCGAATGTGCCAACACATCACCGAAGtaaactcagacatagtacctcttgactgcatccgcgttcacagctgtttcaggatcatttccttcaatatcacccagatacaacgctcctcttggcaatatcttcctgatgatgtacgggcctttccaattaggagcaaattttcctttcgcttcctggtgatgtggcagaatgtgccttaataccagttgacctacttcaaaattcctgggtcgcactttcttgttgtaagcgcgggccattctttgttggtacaactgcccgtgacagaccgcagccattcgtttctcgtcaatcaaagtcaactgctccaatcgagtcataacccactcgctatcttcaatttctgcttcaacaatggttcggagcgaagaAATTTCTACCTTTGCCGGTATCACAacttcggtcccataaaccaacaagtatggggttgcccctactgatgtgcgcattgtagtgcgatatcccagtaaagcaaaaggtaactattcatgccattgtctagaactctggattgtcttcctcaaaatcttcttgatgtttttgtttgttgcttcaacagcgccattggccttgggccgataaggagtggagttcctatgcgttattttgaactgttcgcatacatcctccatcaagtgactattcaggtttgtcgcattatctgtgatgatagttgcaggaataccgaaacgacagataagatttgaatgtacaaaatccaccacggctttcttagtgactgatttgagagtgacagcttcaacccattttgtgaagtaatcaatagcgagcaatatgaatctgtgcccatttgaggcttttggcttgattggcccaatgacgtccatgccccaggcgacaaaagGCCACAGTGCCGACATAGGATGTAGCTCTgttggaggtgcatgaatcaaatcaccgtacacctgacactgatgacactttcgaacgaaactAAAACAGTCTTTCTCCATGGTTATCCAATAATACCCAGCTCGAAGGATTTTTTTCGCCAggacatacccgttcatatgaggtccacacactcctgcgtgtacttcatgcatgattttttctgcttcttcggcgtcaacacatcttaacaagttgagatccggggttcttttatacaatacctcgtcgctcaaaaagaatccactcgcatgccgcctaatagttctcttttgatctccagtagcatgttcggggtattcttgtgtcttcaagaacctcttaacatcatggtaccatggctgggtaCTTGGTCCTGCCTAgattacattacagtaaccgtgtctttccctgatttggatttccaaaggatcgacgcgggcattgcctgggtaaggtaacattgaagctaaggtggcaagtgcatcggctagttcattgtgacaccgcgggatatacctgaactccaTTGATTTGAATCGCTTGCCGAGATCCTCCACGTActgccggtaaggaataagcttgacatctcgagtttcccattcaccttgggcttgccggataatcagatcagaatcccccataatcaacaaatctTCAACATCTTGATTGATCGCCATGCTCATGCCCatgatacaagcttcatattcagctgtattgttcgtgcaaaagaaacgaagcctagctgtagtcggatagtgttgaccagtgggtgagaccaagattgccccaattcctacacctttggcatttacggccccatcaaagaacatcttccaagaATGAGCGTCTTCCGATATTATTTctatggtgtttatttcttcatctggaaaataagtactcaatggttggtattcctcatcaaccgggttctcaaCCAAGTGATccgccaatgcctgggctttcatcgccgtgcgagtgacatagacgatgtcgaattcagtaagcaagatttgccactttgctaatctcccaCTAGGCATCggtttttggaatatgtacttcaaaggatccaacctggttatgaggtaagtagtatgagcTTGGAGGTAATGTCTAATTTTCTGAGcgacccatgtcaaagcacaacacgttctttccaacaaagtgtatttgacTTCATAACcggtgaacttcttgcttaaGTAATAGATCGCCTGCTCTTTCTTTCCAATTATGTCATGTTTTCTgaggacacaaccgaaagaattctccaggaccgtcagatacaagaacaggggtctctctggctctggcgggaccaggaCTGGAGGATTTGAaatatattctttgatcttgtcaaaagcctcttgacactcagtcgtccatttgattgctgcatccttcctcaataggttgaatatgggctcacatgtgctagtcagttgggcaatgaatcgactgatatagtttaacctgcccaatagactcatcacatctttcttcgttcttggaggaggtagatctcggatagactttatctttgttggatctaaattgatacctctcctgcttactatgaaacccagaagcttgcccgatgggactccgaaggcgcacttagccggatttagcttcaagtcgtactttctcaacctctcaaaaaatttcctcaagtctcgaacatgatcgtcctgagtcctggacttgactatcacgtcgtctacatacacctctatctcttgatgcatcatatcatgaaaaatggcagtcatggctctcatgtaagttgccccgatattctttaaaccaaacagcataacccgataacagtaagtaccccaaggtgtagtgaaggcggttttctcgacatcttcttcatccatcaacacctgatgatatccggcgtaacaatctacgaaagactgtatctcatgtttggcacagttatcaacaaggatgtggatgttgggcaatggaaaattgtctttgggacttgccctattcaaatctcgataatccacacacacccgagtcttcccatctttcttcggtaccagaactacattagccaaccacgtagtatactggactacccgaattactcctgtTTTCAACTACTTcatgatttcttctttgatcttatcactgatattagtcttgaacttcctctgcttctgttgaactggaggacaatcagggtaaattggcaatttatgcaccactagatcaacaactaatcctggcatgtcatcgtatgaccaagcaaacacatcttcaaattcaaagaggagttgaattattgcatctcgcgttttctcatctgtgtgaatgcttattttggtttctcggatttCTTCAAGAGTTCCCAAGTTAACCGGTTTGGTGTCATtcaaattcggcttaggtttattctcaaagtgttccagttctcgatttatttcccttaaagcctcttcttcgtcatatccCGGtttttggttcattatttcacagttaaaCAGCTCGTttggatctgggcgtgaagtccgcaagcatgtcatattatttaaagccgtattatttataactgaaaggaaaagataaaagaaaaatagaaaaaatcagaaagaataaaggaaaaatgatgaaatactgattttattccttggaattggGAAGATAACAGGGTTCATAATTCAGGAAGTTAAaataggaaactaaagaaaaacatccgagttacaccctgggataactcgtgatgcaggaaaggtggcaggacaggtctacccggactcctgcctAACTGGGAACGGTGTGGCCTCCCAATTTTGAAGCTTAACATTTGGCCCCATgtatagcacctcagcggtgcttgtgccttctcccagCTGAACCATGTGAGTTTCGTAAAGTATTTCTCTCATTTCCCCACATATTTCTTCAATCTCTTCGGCCGTAAAGGCCttgtcatcttcttcttcaatgtaCTTTGGTCTGACGAAAGTTTCGTACAAATGTGGCAATCGTCGAGGCAACTTCCACCCctcattttttctcttcttttcccaatcttcatcttttggagtagGTTGGAAGCCTATCTCAAAGAGTTTCttagtggaaggcaaggtgatagGTTCAGTTATTCCTTGCAGCGTTCTTCCAAGCCCTTTTTTCATGGTTTGAATCcctgtcggatcatttctttagcaacCATGATTGAAGCGTTGGACAAGAAGGGTTGAGGGCAAGGTtttccttcttcatactgctctgccagcacaacttcaaaagcctgataaactgtgtgctcactcccttcccttgcttcaagatatggaatggatgggtcccgataaatagattgttcgtcttctccgtggaccacaatttcccgatcttcatattcaaacttcaccatttggtggagagtgaaGGGTACAACCcctgcagcatgaatccaaggtcttccgaggagaaaattgtaagatgtgcccatatccagtacctggaaagttatttcgaaCTCCACCGGCCCTATAGTCAATAtcaagtctatttccccgagggtgtccctcttgacgcCATAAAAAGCTCTTACACATACATTATTGGGGCAAATCCTTCCGGTCCCAacttccattctttgcagcgtagagagcggacaaatgttgacactcaaacctccatccaacattacttggttgacgtagtagtcttcacacttgaccgtcagatgtaaagccttattgtgagccgctccctccggaggtaaatcgttcttgctaaaAGAAACTTGATTAACCGCAAAGAACCTTTCTGTCATTCTTTTAagttgttcaactgaagtctCAGCCGGTACATACGCTTCGTTCAAGGTTTTGAGCAAGATCTTCTAATGTTCGGCAGACTTCATTAGCAAAGATAGCATagacacttgctcagggtacttgcgcaaCTGATCCACCACTTCATAGTCAGGCATATTCATCTTCTGGAAGAAAGCCTCTGCTTCTTCagcgcttacaggcttcttgggtgggaagcgCTTCCGTGTGGCATTGTTCACTCCTTGAATGTCTAAATATTTTCTAGcagaagtattttctggaagttccccCATGATTTATTTCCCTTTGTATGTAACCAATGTTtgttgataattccacggtaccgtagacgggtctgtcattggcttctatggcatgcgtccgataaccactggctcattcatcCAAGGCGGTTTAATTGTCCCCCAGACCACATAGGCCCTTTTCGACACGTACATAGGTATTGCCCTTTTTATTTCGAATCTCTGTGGCTTCTCTGATCGACCTCGCAGAATATAGAGAATCTCATtcttcggaggcaccatcttctcCGTCTTTGTCTCTGCCTTCTTTTCGGGTTCAATCTTGACAGTATcagtcttcttttcccctttcttaCTTCGGGGCTGCTTTAGGCTTTCTCTCTgcatcgacaatggcgattatagctttcagggCAGGATTGAACTCCATGTCCTCACAGATCATCCCAAtcaacggcccattattgtgagcgggcaacggattgttggtcacatttgggacctcctcgtcccttaataCTATCTTTCCTTGTTCTATTAAATTCTCTACCACCcttcttaaagtccaacaatcattggtatcatgcccttctgctcccgaatgataagcacacctgacaccggctttgtaagcaggtgatgctggattgtgccttgtctgagagactggttgcaggaaacccatctggactagTTTTGGGAATAGGGTAGAATAcggttcaccaatgggtgtgaaagttTGTCTTCTAGGTTGTTCTtgaggacggaaattattttggggtagttgtggattatagtggtttcggtaaggaggctgatttctgggaggtggagcttggttCCGATTTGCTTGTTGTGGTGGCCAGATATAAGGCTGAGTATTCATGACCGCGTAGGGCCGAGGAGTATAGGCCGAATCCTGGTGAGGGTAATAGTGCTGTGGGGTCCTCTCTGAGAAAAGAGGTCCGGGAGTATAGTTTCTCCTTGTACCCGACGTTGCTATGAAcgttttttcccttttctttccttttgctaTTCCTCCAGACCCACTCTGAATGACTTGGGAGGTAGCTTTGATAGCAGATTGGCTTAGAGTTCGACCCGTCTTTAGCCCATTTTCTACCATTTCTCCGATCTTAATTGCTTCTGTGAAAGGTTtccccatggccgacatcatgttttggaagtaatctgattcttgagcttggaggaaagtagtgatcatttctatttcatccataggaggttttacccttgatgtttgctcgcgccatttaatagcgtattttctgaagctttctgaggttttcttcttcaagtttgacaaagaATTCCTGTCTGGTGCGATatcaatattatactgaaactgccTTACAAAATCTCTAGCAAGATCGTCCCAAATGTGCCATCGGGATatgtcctgatccatataccattctgaggctatgtCCACTAAGCTTtctccgaagtatgccatcaacaattcttctttgccgccagccccacgcaattggttgcaatactttttgaggtgagcaatgggatcgtcatgcccatcatatttctcaaacttcggTGTTTTGAACCCTACGGGCaagtgcacgtgagggaacatgcacaaatcagtataggaaacactcttctgcccacttaaaccttgcatattttttaaactctgctcgaggctcctcattctttttgccattTCATCATGTTCAAAAGCTTTGGGATTTTGGTATTGCCCAAGCGTAAACTCGTATTGAGGCCGCTGAGGGTGAGTGATGGTGGTAAGCCGAGTTGGTTCCAacgagaaggatggtgcttgaaatgtgaatgaggaagagtcaaaattaggcCTGTGTATAGTGGGTTGTGCCGCAATTGGACAGGGCGATGCTGTGAATATGTTTGTAGCCACATCTGTCGTTGgcatccggggataagaatcagagggtgatccagcgGAGTGGGCTGGAATGGtagggtacccgaatggggtagtcggataacttatggggacgttggaagtctCACTTGTCCTAGAGAACAACTGGGGGAatccagggattacactcggcggctcttttccattgttccagtcatccaacatttccaacatgcgaagCCGCAAGATTCTGTTTTCTTCAGCAGATGCTGATTCggaagttgggatggccgagattgaactctcttcggagacaggaattgttggcaaaggaatttctgaagacatctctacacttccctttgatctcgtgaagtaaatGTGAATA
Proteins encoded in this window:
- the LOC138890149 gene encoding uncharacterized protein — its product is MPSGRLAKWQILLTEFDIVYVTRTAMKAQALADHLVENPVDEEYQPLSTYFPDEEINTIEIISEDAHSWKMFFDGAVNAKAEYEACIMGMSMAINQDVEDLLIMGDSDLIIRQAQGEWETRDVKLIPYRQYVEDLGKRFKSMEFRYIPRCHNELADALATLASMLPYPGNARVDPLEIQIRERHGYCNVI